One window of Serinus canaria isolate serCan28SL12 chromosome 3, serCan2020, whole genome shotgun sequence genomic DNA carries:
- the LOC108963086 gene encoding LOW QUALITY PROTEIN: toll-like receptor 5 (The sequence of the model RefSeq protein was modified relative to this genomic sequence to represent the inferred CDS: inserted 2 bases in 1 codon; substituted 2 bases at 2 genomic stop codons), with amino-acid sequence MTYDGCDEDELQQTLRFSLFIFFLVILLVFLVAVXIFTHCRGICFIWYKTTTERRIDNQPQSVDKNEYKYDVYLCYSKNYFEWVQNSLLKHLDSQYFDNNRFTLCFEERDFMPGEEHMKNICDAIWNSRKTICIVTRQFSKDVWCVQASNFTQSRYFCDLKDVLTLVVIESLCQXLKKHKAIXNFLQRNQYLQWPEDYQDVEWFLDNLSCQILKEKKVQRKTGGIELQPVATVSH; translated from the exons ATGACATATGATGGCTGTGATGAAGATGAACTCCAGCAGACACTCAGATTCTCactcttcatcttcttcttggTCATTCTTCTCGTGTTTCTGGTGGCAGT AATTTTTACTCACTGCCGGGGGATTTGTTTCATCTGGtataaaaccaccacagaaaGACGGATAGACAACCAACCACAATCAGTAGATAAAAATGAATACAAATATGATGTATATCTGTGCtacagcaaaaattattttgaatggGTCCAGAATTCTTTGCTAAAGCACCTGGACTCACAGTATTTTGATAACAACAGATTTACCTTGTGTTTTGAGGAAAGAGATTTCATGCCTGGTGAAGaacatatgaaaaatatttgtgatgccatttggaacagcaggaaaacaatttGCATTGTGACCAGGCAGTTCTCCAAAGATGTGTGGTGTGTGCAAGCCTCTAATTTCACCCAGAGCAGGTACTTCTGTGATCTGAAGGATGTCCTCACTTTGGTAGTGATTGAGTCACTCTGTCAGTAACtgaagaaacacaaagcaaTTTGAAACTTCCTACAAAGGAATCAGTATTTGCAGTGGCCTGAAGATTATCAAGATGTAGAGTGGTTTTTAGATAACCTTTCTTGccaaattctgaaagaaaaaaaagttcaaaggAAAACTGGTGGTATAGAGCTGCAGCCTGTAGCAACTGTCTCACATTGA